The proteins below come from a single Pandoraea apista genomic window:
- a CDS encoding catalase — protein sequence MSETKKLTTAAGAPVPDNQNTMTAGPRGPALLQDVWFLEKLAHFDREVIPERRVHAKGSGAFGKLTITHDITKFSRARVFEAVGKETPVFLRFSTVAGERGAADAERDVRGFAIKFYTDEGNWDLVGNNTPVFFVRDPLKFPDFIHTQKRDPKTNLRNPTAAWDFWSRHPESLHQVTILMSDRGLPANYRQQHGFGSHTFSFINAANERFWVKFHFKSMQGVENLTNAQAAEVVAGDRESAQRDLFASIEAGDFPRWRMQVQVMPEADAATYRINPFDLTKVWPHADYPLIDVGVLELNRNPENYFAEVEQAAFNPANVVPGIGFSPDRMLQGRLFSYGDTQRYRLGVNHNAIPVNAPKCPFHNSFHRDGAMRVDGNLGGTPNYEPNRYGAFAEQPEFREPPQAVGTVADRFDHREDDDYYSQPRALFNLFDDAQKSRLFGNIAAAMQGVPDDVAERQIGHFAKIDPAYAQGVITARRALAK from the coding sequence ATGTCAGAAACGAAAAAACTCACCACAGCCGCCGGTGCACCGGTGCCCGATAACCAGAACACGATGACGGCGGGTCCCCGGGGCCCGGCGTTGCTGCAAGACGTGTGGTTCCTCGAGAAGCTCGCGCACTTCGATCGCGAGGTGATTCCGGAGCGTCGTGTTCACGCGAAGGGTTCGGGCGCGTTCGGCAAGCTCACTATCACGCACGATATTACGAAGTTCAGCCGCGCTCGCGTATTCGAGGCGGTCGGTAAGGAAACGCCGGTGTTTCTGCGTTTCTCGACGGTGGCGGGCGAGCGCGGTGCGGCCGACGCCGAGCGCGACGTGCGAGGCTTTGCCATCAAGTTCTACACGGACGAGGGTAACTGGGATCTCGTGGGCAACAACACACCGGTGTTCTTCGTGCGCGATCCGCTCAAGTTTCCCGATTTCATTCACACGCAGAAACGCGATCCGAAGACCAACCTGCGTAACCCGACGGCCGCATGGGACTTCTGGTCGCGTCACCCCGAGTCGCTTCATCAGGTGACGATTCTGATGAGCGATCGCGGCTTGCCGGCGAACTATCGTCAGCAGCACGGCTTCGGCTCGCACACGTTCAGCTTCATTAATGCTGCGAATGAGCGCTTCTGGGTGAAATTCCACTTCAAGTCGATGCAGGGCGTCGAGAACCTGACGAACGCGCAGGCGGCGGAGGTCGTGGCGGGTGATCGAGAGAGCGCGCAGCGCGATTTGTTCGCGTCGATCGAGGCCGGCGATTTCCCGCGCTGGCGTATGCAGGTGCAAGTGATGCCCGAGGCAGACGCCGCGACCTATCGCATCAATCCGTTCGATCTGACGAAAGTGTGGCCTCACGCGGATTACCCGCTGATCGACGTGGGCGTGCTGGAGCTGAACCGCAACCCGGAGAACTACTTTGCCGAGGTCGAGCAAGCGGCGTTCAATCCGGCCAACGTGGTGCCAGGCATCGGCTTCTCGCCGGATCGCATGTTGCAGGGGCGTTTGTTCTCGTATGGCGACACGCAGCGCTATCGGCTTGGCGTGAACCACAACGCGATTCCGGTCAATGCGCCGAAGTGCCCGTTCCACAACAGCTTCCATCGTGACGGCGCGATGCGCGTAGACGGCAATCTGGGCGGCACGCCGAACTACGAACCGAATCGCTACGGGGCGTTTGCCGAGCAGCCGGAGTTCCGCGAGCCGCCGCAAGCGGTCGGCACTGTGGCAGATCGCTTCGACCATCGCGAAGACGACGACTACTATTCGCAGCCGCGCGCGTTGTTCAATCTGTTCGACGATGCGCAGAAGTCGCGTCTGTTCGGCAATATCGCCGCCGCGATGCAGGGCGTGCCCGACGATGTGGCCGAGCGCCAGATCGGTCACTTCGCCAAGATCGACCCGGCGTACGCGCAAGGGGTGATCACAGCGCGCAGAGCCTTGGCGAAGTAA